One window from the genome of Sulfodiicoccus acidiphilus encodes:
- the gatC gene encoding Asp-tRNA(Asn) amidotransferase subunit GatC, which produces MKIEVDEELVKRLESLSLIELKGEEREEIKEDLEKILAFFSKLDQLDLSEVEPTFHPVSGGKMRKDEPEDPLPVNLALSNAKRTREGYIVGPKTFGE; this is translated from the coding sequence ATGAAAATCGAGGTTGACGAGGAGCTAGTGAAGAGGTTAGAGTCCCTCTCCCTAATCGAGCTGAAGGGCGAGGAGAGAGAAGAAATAAAGGAAGATCTAGAAAAAATATTAGCTTTCTTTTCAAAACTAGATCAACTTGATCTCAGTGAAGTGGAGCCCACCTTTCATCCTGTGAGTGGCGGAAAGATGAGGAAGGACGAGCCGGAAGATCCGCTCCCCGTCAACCTAGCCCTCTCTAACGCCAAACGTACCAGAGAAGGTTACATAGTAGGGCCTAAGACCTTTGGTGAGTGA
- the dph5 gene encoding diphthine synthase, which translates to MPGRLYLVGLGLSSNFLTQATLDALRSSDVIFLDGYTSISCDLNAELISKLTSKEVIVAKRSQLEDEAKQLLKLAELGNVVSIASIGDPMIATTHAALAVDAMSRGIEVKIVPGISVFCYAVSKSMLSSYKFGRSVTITYPTGIADVTAIKVIESNFSQGLHTLTFLDIKDDKPMRVSEAFDVLREQQSRLGRDVLGQFQYVVVESRLGCPDEKVSVISVNEADEDVGSPPYVIIFPSRLHFMEVDALKWLRFKREYRST; encoded by the coding sequence ATGCCTGGAAGACTTTATCTTGTGGGACTGGGACTATCCAGCAATTTCCTAACGCAGGCCACTCTAGATGCCCTAAGATCTTCAGACGTAATTTTCTTGGACGGCTATACATCGATCTCCTGCGATCTGAATGCAGAACTGATTTCGAAGCTGACCTCAAAGGAAGTAATAGTCGCTAAACGGAGCCAATTAGAGGACGAGGCGAAGCAGTTGCTAAAGTTAGCAGAGCTAGGAAATGTGGTCTCTATAGCCTCTATAGGGGATCCGATGATAGCGACGACCCACGCAGCCTTGGCAGTAGATGCAATGAGTAGGGGTATTGAAGTTAAGATAGTTCCTGGAATTTCGGTGTTCTGTTACGCGGTGTCGAAGTCTATGCTCTCCTCTTATAAATTCGGAAGATCAGTAACAATAACTTACCCTACGGGCATCGCGGACGTTACCGCCATAAAGGTCATAGAGTCTAACTTTTCGCAGGGGCTGCATACCCTCACTTTCCTTGACATAAAAGACGATAAACCAATGCGGGTCAGTGAGGCTTTCGATGTTCTTAGGGAGCAGCAAAGCCGGTTAGGTAGAGACGTGTTAGGACAGTTTCAGTACGTGGTTGTCGAGTCGAGACTAGGGTGTCCAGATGAGAAAGTCAGTGTAATTTCCGTGAATGAGGCCGACGAGGATGTAGGTTCTCCGCCATATGTTATTATTTTCCCTAGCAGGTTGCACTTCATGGAGGTTGACGCTCTGAAATGGCTTCGCTTCAAGAGAGAGTACAGAAGTACATAG
- a CDS encoding metallophosphoesterase, with protein MLQILPNIYIESDVPAVYYAGLDAIILSDVHIGFEEDMQRKKVYLPRVQKKRFLKIYRRALEVFKSKRLIVDGDMKHIFEKIGSQEREDLLEIFSALKEDGIDVKVVKGNHDNYITVVTDKFDNVELVDELIDGDILITHGHRPFKLSEGKVAVVGHEHPRISLRDRLGFNRKLQCFLDVPLRDGGRVLVLPAVGTYQAGNDVSLIHNNFLSPTLRNSAVLEDARPYVIIENQGIMEFPPMGALKDIL; from the coding sequence GTGCTACAGATCTTGCCCAACATTTACATTGAGTCCGACGTCCCGGCTGTCTATTACGCTGGCCTCGATGCCATAATTCTTTCTGACGTCCACATCGGCTTTGAAGAGGACATGCAGAGAAAGAAAGTCTATCTACCACGAGTGCAGAAGAAGCGTTTCTTGAAGATCTACAGAAGGGCACTCGAAGTCTTCAAGTCAAAGAGGTTAATAGTGGATGGCGACATGAAACATATTTTCGAGAAGATAGGTTCTCAAGAGAGAGAGGACCTGCTTGAGATTTTCTCGGCGCTTAAGGAAGATGGAATCGACGTCAAGGTGGTAAAGGGAAACCACGACAACTACATTACTGTGGTGACAGATAAGTTCGATAATGTAGAATTGGTTGACGAGTTAATTGATGGAGACATATTAATAACACATGGTCACAGACCATTTAAGCTGTCAGAGGGGAAGGTTGCAGTAGTTGGCCACGAACATCCTAGAATATCCCTGAGGGATAGGTTAGGGTTTAATAGGAAGCTACAGTGTTTCCTTGACGTTCCGCTAAGAGACGGGGGCAGGGTGTTGGTTCTCCCAGCGGTGGGAACGTACCAAGCGGGAAACGACGTTTCATTAATCCACAACAACTTCCTTTCACCTACTTTGAGGAATTCGGCCGTTCTCGAAGATGCCAGGCCGTATGTCATTATCGAGAACCAAGGGATTATGGAGTTCCCACCCATGGGTGCGTTGAAGGACATACTGTGA
- a CDS encoding arginine--tRNA ligase produces MNPFAEVRKEFARELASRINTDAEKIEKRIETPPSEDLGDVAVPLREIAPRDRYNELKFEGKLIRSTQVVGIYLNAFVNEKELFKLTFSFLGPNYGLEKTDSPKRVVVEHTSANPVHPLHIGHLRNAVLGDTIANLLKLRGHAVNVRFYVNDAGRQSATLAYGMAKLGWPSPPSNAKKDVWLGLVYACTNVIIEVNKLKRQLETLKDKPEEYSAKVRELDDLVSVAEGLRERDSSLFDRLAEEIGKDPEPDRSVQELMLSYEWGKEPTKELVRRVANAALEGISQTLSSLDIHFDSFDYESDLIWDGSVSKIIQMAREKKVVTVHKGATAITFDLLTEDERKFLRIPKGLNVPPLILVRADGTTLYPTRDLAYTLLKYRDFNAHTVINVIAEEQTTPQIQLRAALYLMGFKSEAVNLLHFSYSMVNVEGMKMSGRRGRYFSVDEVIEQVRAAVSNRVKERGGGEGVEDLVRGAVRFAIIAVAPNKPISFSVQRAIDFNQNSGPYLQYTYARASSVLSKVESFPSLEEVDFSDLKNDKRRLLILISKFPDIFISTADDMRPEVMTTYLNKLADVFNRLYDTERILQDPIPGKRALKLWLVRGVETVLRNGLSALRIKPLSKV; encoded by the coding sequence GTGAATCCCTTCGCTGAGGTCAGAAAGGAGTTCGCGAGAGAGCTAGCTTCTCGAATCAACACTGACGCGGAGAAAATAGAGAAAAGGATCGAGACCCCTCCTAGCGAGGACTTGGGCGACGTCGCAGTTCCTCTTCGGGAAATCGCTCCACGCGACAGATATAACGAGCTGAAGTTCGAGGGTAAACTGATAAGGTCTACTCAGGTAGTAGGGATCTACCTCAATGCATTCGTGAACGAGAAGGAGTTGTTCAAACTAACCTTCTCTTTCCTTGGTCCAAACTATGGCCTAGAGAAAACGGATTCCCCTAAGAGGGTCGTCGTGGAACATACTAGCGCTAATCCGGTGCATCCCCTTCACATAGGGCACTTGAGAAATGCAGTGCTTGGAGACACTATAGCCAACCTGCTGAAGTTGAGAGGACATGCGGTAAATGTTCGCTTTTACGTAAACGATGCTGGTAGACAGAGCGCTACTTTGGCCTATGGTATGGCCAAGCTGGGATGGCCTTCTCCACCATCAAACGCTAAGAAGGATGTGTGGTTAGGGCTGGTCTACGCTTGCACTAACGTGATTATAGAAGTGAACAAACTAAAGAGACAGTTAGAGACCCTTAAAGATAAGCCAGAGGAGTACTCAGCTAAAGTGAGAGAGCTCGACGACCTAGTCTCCGTGGCCGAAGGCCTTAGAGAAAGGGATTCAAGTTTATTTGATAGACTTGCTGAAGAAATAGGAAAAGACCCAGAACCCGATAGATCGGTTCAAGAACTCATGCTCAGTTATGAGTGGGGAAAAGAGCCTACAAAGGAGCTCGTTAGGAGAGTGGCAAATGCCGCCCTTGAAGGTATAAGCCAGACGCTTAGTTCATTAGACATACACTTTGATTCATTTGATTACGAAAGCGACCTCATTTGGGACGGGTCAGTGTCGAAAATAATCCAGATGGCTAGGGAGAAGAAAGTAGTCACAGTGCACAAAGGAGCTACGGCTATCACGTTTGATCTGTTAACTGAAGATGAGCGTAAGTTTCTCAGAATTCCGAAGGGTCTTAACGTTCCACCCCTCATATTAGTTAGAGCAGACGGGACTACTCTCTATCCCACAAGGGACCTAGCATATACACTACTCAAGTATAGAGACTTCAATGCCCACACGGTGATAAATGTTATTGCTGAGGAGCAGACAACCCCTCAGATTCAGCTAAGAGCCGCCCTTTATCTTATGGGATTCAAGAGTGAGGCCGTCAACCTACTTCACTTTTCGTATTCCATGGTGAATGTTGAGGGTATGAAAATGAGTGGAAGGAGAGGGAGGTATTTCTCTGTCGACGAAGTTATAGAGCAGGTGCGAGCTGCAGTATCCAACCGGGTTAAGGAGAGGGGAGGTGGAGAGGGAGTGGAGGATTTAGTCAGAGGTGCAGTGAGGTTCGCCATAATTGCTGTGGCGCCGAACAAACCAATCTCCTTCAGTGTTCAGAGAGCCATAGATTTCAACCAAAACAGTGGGCCTTACCTGCAGTACACTTACGCTAGAGCAAGTAGTGTTCTTTCCAAGGTAGAATCGTTCCCCTCTTTGGAGGAAGTTGACTTTTCGGATCTGAAAAATGATAAAAGAAGGTTACTGATCCTCATCTCCAAGTTTCCCGACATCTTCATTTCAACGGCCGACGACATGAGGCCAGAAGTGATGACCACCTACTTGAACAAGTTAGCTGACGTATTCAACAGACTCTACGACACCGAAAGGATCTTGCAGGATCCTATCCCAGGTAAGAGAGCGTTGAAGTTATGGCTCGTGCGTGGAGTTGAGACTGTTCTGAGGAACGGATTATCAGCCTTAAGAATAAAGCCTTTATCCAAGGTCTAA
- the twy1 gene encoding 4-demethylwyosine synthase TYW1 translates to MSQEQRIQIDTFTLLNKELEKQRYHLIGGHSAYKKCHWTHEALTSGRYCYKGKFYGIESHRCVQMTTSSLWCWFRCVHCWRLEPEDVGIEWDETKMPMMDDPDFIAEKSIEEHRRSLSGYFGREGIDRKMLNDATKPKHVAISLTGEPTLYDRIGELIREYHKRGMTTFLVTSGVRPDVLASLDEEPTQLFVSLQAPNERKHKLINRSIVANSWNLFMKTLSILPSFSSPTVLRLTLMKGMNMGEEDVKDFAKLVEIAQPTYIEAKAYMHVGPSTLRLTRDAMPRHDEVRQFSRKLAELTGYRVLSEHPPSRIVLLSRLERPFKIGEAWTPEWNWKTPENNDDMNGEYKSAESGCTEAE, encoded by the coding sequence ATGAGTCAAGAACAGCGAATACAGATCGACACGTTCACACTCCTGAACAAGGAACTAGAGAAACAGAGATATCACCTAATAGGTGGCCACAGCGCGTACAAAAAGTGTCACTGGACCCACGAGGCCCTCACGAGCGGAAGGTACTGCTACAAAGGAAAGTTCTACGGAATCGAGAGCCACAGGTGTGTTCAGATGACGACTTCCTCCCTATGGTGTTGGTTCAGATGTGTGCACTGTTGGAGATTAGAGCCAGAGGATGTAGGAATAGAGTGGGACGAGACGAAAATGCCGATGATGGACGACCCTGACTTCATTGCCGAGAAGAGTATCGAGGAACACAGGAGGTCGCTTTCAGGTTACTTCGGGAGGGAAGGAATAGACAGAAAGATGTTGAACGACGCAACTAAGCCCAAGCATGTTGCCATAAGTTTGACTGGAGAGCCTACCCTCTACGACAGGATAGGGGAACTAATTAGAGAATACCACAAGAGAGGAATGACCACATTTCTGGTTACTAGTGGAGTCAGACCAGACGTACTTGCTTCTCTTGATGAGGAACCGACCCAACTCTTCGTCTCCCTCCAAGCCCCAAACGAGAGAAAGCACAAACTCATAAATAGGTCAATAGTTGCCAACTCTTGGAATCTCTTTATGAAGACGCTGTCCATCTTACCTAGCTTCAGTTCTCCGACGGTTCTGAGACTCACGTTAATGAAGGGGATGAACATGGGGGAAGAGGATGTGAAGGATTTCGCTAAGCTAGTGGAGATAGCTCAACCGACGTACATAGAGGCTAAGGCCTACATGCATGTGGGCCCGTCTACCCTGAGGTTAACGAGAGATGCGATGCCCAGACACGATGAAGTGAGGCAGTTCTCGAGGAAGCTGGCCGAGTTGACGGGGTATAGAGTCCTCTCAGAACATCCGCCGAGCAGAATTGTACTGCTAAGTAGGCTAGAGCGGCCCTTTAAAATAGGGGAAGCATGGACTCCAGAGTGGAATTGGAAGACTCCAGAGAATAACGACGACATGAATGGAGAGTACAAGTCAGCAGAGAGCGGGTGCACGGAGGCTGAGTGA
- a CDS encoding DUF120 domain-containing protein — translation MISLAVNGQVTQQQIAKAMGISQQTVSRKLRELELAGYIQRTIGPDGESIKLTKQGESKLMECLRTIRGTMVDNNVVKFRGKVVSGLGEGKIFLSMPYYVDSFKRLLGFQPFPGTLNVMLYDKEFLEARLELESVRGVEIPEHREENRVLGAVKALPASILGVTPAALVFPIRTVHPRSVIEVISPYHLREKLSLKDGDEVEIEVFT, via the coding sequence GTGATAAGCCTGGCCGTAAACGGTCAAGTGACACAACAACAAATAGCCAAGGCCATGGGTATATCACAGCAGACCGTCTCTAGGAAGTTAAGGGAGTTAGAGCTCGCGGGGTACATCCAGAGAACGATCGGACCAGACGGTGAGAGCATTAAACTCACAAAACAGGGTGAAAGCAAGCTAATGGAGTGTTTAAGGACAATAAGGGGGACAATGGTAGATAATAACGTGGTGAAGTTTAGGGGAAAGGTTGTATCTGGTCTTGGAGAGGGAAAGATCTTCCTAAGCATGCCTTATTATGTTGACTCTTTCAAAAGGTTACTAGGCTTTCAACCCTTCCCAGGGACGCTAAACGTAATGCTATATGATAAGGAGTTCCTTGAGGCTAGGTTAGAGCTAGAGAGTGTGAGAGGAGTAGAGATCCCAGAGCATAGAGAGGAGAATAGGGTGCTTGGAGCCGTTAAGGCCCTCCCTGCTTCGATCCTCGGAGTAACGCCGGCAGCCCTTGTGTTCCCCATACGTACGGTCCACCCGCGTAGCGTCATAGAAGTCATTTCACCATACCACCTTAGAGAAAAGTTGTCTCTCAAAGACGGGGACGAGGTAGAAATCGAAGTATTCACTTAG
- a CDS encoding DUF357 domain-containing protein translates to MASLQERVQKYIANLDRELSEAHDPKFDKLYTLARQYREDAEHYMKTGDLETALVCASYAEGLIDAVKSLKEPESKVFVGGTFDIIHPGHIAFLREASKYGKVYVAVARDSNSKKAKGRDPVNDEQQRLEVVRAIRYVYDAFLGDENDLLKSVEKVRPDVVFLGPDQHVDEATLSMELERRGLSPRIVRMKERVNAWQNSSTTSIIRKIVSKYCDTK, encoded by the coding sequence ATGGCTTCGCTTCAAGAGAGAGTACAGAAGTACATAGCGAACTTGGACAGAGAGTTAAGCGAAGCACACGATCCTAAATTCGACAAACTCTACACTTTAGCAAGGCAATACAGAGAGGACGCTGAACACTACATGAAAACTGGGGATCTCGAGACTGCCTTAGTCTGTGCATCCTATGCCGAGGGGTTGATCGACGCGGTTAAGAGTTTAAAGGAGCCTGAAAGTAAGGTATTCGTAGGTGGCACGTTCGATATAATTCATCCAGGTCATATTGCCTTCCTAAGAGAGGCCTCTAAGTACGGGAAAGTTTACGTTGCTGTGGCTAGAGACTCCAACTCTAAAAAGGCCAAGGGCAGGGATCCCGTGAACGATGAGCAACAGAGGTTAGAAGTAGTGAGGGCAATAAGGTATGTTTATGACGCTTTTCTTGGCGATGAGAATGATCTCTTAAAGAGTGTCGAGAAGGTTAGGCCTGATGTGGTCTTCTTAGGACCAGATCAGCACGTTGATGAGGCGACGCTCTCAATGGAACTGGAAAGGCGCGGACTTTCACCTAGAATAGTTAGGATGAAGGAGAGGGTCAATGCGTGGCAGAACTCTAGCACTACGTCTATTATACGTAAAATCGTAAGCAAGTATTGTGATACTAAGTGA